CAGAGCGCGTGCGCAGGTCATGCAGGTTGGACAGCTCCGGATGGCGATGCGCGATCTCCACGAAGCGGCGGCGCTCATCCTCCGGCCATTCGCGGTCCATCAGATGGTCCACCGCCTCGCTCGCCGCGCGCCATGCGCCCCAGCCCAGCCAGAGTGCGATGCCAAGGCCGAACAGCGGATCGGCGCCCGCCAGGCCGAAGGTGCTTTCCAGCAGCAGGGCGGCGATCACCGCCACGTTCAGCAGCAGGTCTGATTGGTAATGCACGTGGTCCGCATGGATCGCGACCGAGCGCGTGCGGGCCATCACGAAGCGCTGCCACGCCAGCAGAGCAATGGTTGCGACAATCGCGATGGTGGAGACCAGCACCCCGTCGCCCACCGCGCTGACTGCAGTGTCGCCCGCCAGCAGGCGTTCCACCGCGCGCGCCGCAATGGCCAGCGCCGACAGGGCGATCAGCAGGACCTGGAAGATGGCCGCCAGCGCCTCCGCCTTGCCATGTCCGAAACGGTGATCCTCGTCCGCCGGCATGCTGGCGATCCATACGCCCACGAAGGTGGCCATGCTGACAATCATGTCGAGCGCCGAATCGGCCAGGCTGCCGAGCATGGCGGTGGAGCCTGTGCGCCATGTCGCCCACAGCTTCAGGCCGACCAGCAGCACGGCCACCGTGATGCTCGCCAGCGCGGCGCTGCGCGTCAGCCAGTTGCGTTTGGTCATCTCCGTCATCGCGCAACCTCCGCTCGTCCTGAGCTTGTCGAAGGACGCTTGACCGGCGCGCGCCACACGGACCCTTCGACAGGCTCAGGGTGAGCGGTTGGGGAAAGGGAGCACATGATCACGGGTAGAGCAGCGTGCTGGTCCAGCCGCCCTTTCCGTCTGCGCTGTAGAGGCGCCGGTCATGCAGCCGGTTCGGCCGGTCGAGCCAGAACTCGATGGCGCTGGGCACAAGCCGGAAGCCCGTCCAGTGATCGGGGCGCGGTACGTCCGTGCCTTCCGGATACTGCTCCGCCAGCGCTTCCACGCGGGCGAGGTAGTCGGCGCGCTGCTCCAGCGGGCGCGACTGGTCGCTCGCCGCGCTGCCCACCTGGCTGACATGGGCGCGCGAGTGGAAATAGGCATCCGCCTCCGCCGCGCTCACTTCATGCAACGGGCCTTCGATGCGGATCTGGCGGCGCAGGCTCTTCCAGTGGAACAGCAGGGCGGCCTGCATGTTAGCGCGGATCTCGCCGCCCTTGCGGCTCTGCGCATTGGTGTAGAACACAAAGCCCGCCACATCGTGATCCTTCAGCAGCACCATTCGGACCGACGGCGCGCCATCGGGCGTCGCGGTGGCGAGCGCCATGGCATTGGGATCGTTCGGCTCGCTGCCCTTTGCCTCGGCAAACCAGGCATCGAACAGCGCGATCGGGTCCGTCGGCTCCAGCGCGCTCTGTTCAGCTTTCATGGCACGTACCTTAAGGTGTTACAGGTGTTACACAGTCCTGAGCCGAAAAAGCGCGGCCGCGGCACACGCGTTCCGGCAGGGCGGCGATGGTGCATGCGATGGACAGTTTCCAACCTCATGCCCCGCCCCTAGCCAGCATGGCTGGCGTAGGAAAGGCCGCACCGCCCGCGATTGCCTTGCATGGTCCGCGCGCATTACCTAGCTAACACACCATGGCAGACCCCTATGCAACTCTCGGCGT
This genomic interval from Paraurantiacibacter namhicola contains the following:
- a CDS encoding cation diffusion facilitator family transporter; translated protein: MTKRNWLTRSAALASITVAVLLVGLKLWATWRTGSTAMLGSLADSALDMIVSMATFVGVWIASMPADEDHRFGHGKAEALAAIFQVLLIALSALAIAARAVERLLAGDTAVSAVGDGVLVSTIAIVATIALLAWQRFVMARTRSVAIHADHVHYQSDLLLNVAVIAALLLESTFGLAGADPLFGLGIALWLGWGAWRAASEAVDHLMDREWPEDERRRFVEIAHRHPELSNLHDLRTRSAGDRDFVQFHVDLPGAMTVEQAHDIIERVEEDLCGHFPRMELLIHIDPAGHVDDPGNPLVEEDEFAKLEETPDNA
- the pdxH gene encoding pyridoxamine 5'-phosphate oxidase, with protein sequence MKAEQSALEPTDPIALFDAWFAEAKGSEPNDPNAMALATATPDGAPSVRMVLLKDHDVAGFVFYTNAQSRKGGEIRANMQAALLFHWKSLRRQIRIEGPLHEVSAAEADAYFHSRAHVSQVGSAASDQSRPLEQRADYLARVEALAEQYPEGTDVPRPDHWTGFRLVPSAIEFWLDRPNRLHDRRLYSADGKGGWTSTLLYP